The Terriglobus roseus sequence ACACATCACACTGTCGGACGATTCGCCAAAAGACAAAAACACACCGGACCCCGAGCGCCCAACGCTGCACCGCTCGCCCGAGACCACCGCGAACAATACCGGCGCGGCGGGCAAGCCGGACAAAAAGGCTCCCAAGCCACCACCGGCGACGGTGACCGCGAACAGCGGCCCCGCGGATGACCTGGACCGGCCGAAGATCCGTCATCGCACGACCGATGAGGACGATCCAAACGCTTTGCCACCGGATCCCATCGATCTTGCCAGTCACGAAGCAAAGGCTGCGAAGGCGAAAGACACAACGGTGGCTGCGAACAATGCGCCAGCAAAATCTGCGCCGACCGCCGTCAACGCGGATGGCAGCGCGTCGACCAACACCACCTCGGACGACGGGTCGACCATCAGCGCCGGCTCCACCATGTCCGGCGGCCCGGTACTGCGTCGTGGCCGGGTCTCTGCCCCTCCGCCAGAACCCGCTCAACCGAAGATCACCGCCGGGCAGGCTGCTGCGCTTGCGAAGTCCGCTCCAAAGCCCGGAACGAATCCGAACGCGATCGCGCCGGCGATCCCGGCTCCGCTTGATTCGCTTGTCGCTGTAAGCGATGCGAAGGAACGCGCGCCACACGACTACCGCTACAAGTTCGCCAGTAATACCGAGCGCGCGACCGTCGTGAACACCCTGGAGGATATGGCCCGGGCTGTGCTGGCGAATCCAGCACTCGCGACCGACGCTCCCTCCGGCGCAGTCTCCGGTGCGAACACCGCCAACACCCCTGCCTCAAAACCCTCGACGACAAAGCCCGTTGCGACGAAAGCTGCAGGCGCCCACACGACGGCTCATACCGGCAGCGCCGCAACCCGCACCACGACGCGAAGCCATGCCGCCGCGAAGCCGGTGGCAGTAGCAACCGCCGAGTTTGCGGACGAAGAGGTCAACGCCTTTCAGCTCTATTTTTCTGCGCCGATCACCTACACCTTCAGCGCGCGTATGCCGGCGACGGACAGCACGCCGGAGCGCTACGTAACCATCGTGGCGCAGACCGATGCCGAAGGTCGCCTGCAGCCCGCGATGCGCTCCGTGACGGACGCGATGCATCTGGACCGCACACCGCGCTACCGCCTGATCGACGTGGTCGACGCGGACGGCAGCAATCGAGCCAGCCTCCTGATGGAACTGCGCATGCAACACGCGCGGCAGTTCGCTCTCTACCGCCTGCTCGGCAACAAGCCGGACCAGATCTTCGTGAGCGGCTCGACCCTGCTTTAGACACACAAGCGGGTAATCTTTCATGCGCGCCGGGCCCGCCCCACTCATGCGCGCTCTGCGCACGAGTGGGTTTTACACGCTTACTGAAACCCAATCCTGACGGTAGAGCTGTCATGAAGGGGGCACCCGGTCTTGTGGCTACCACATGGCGACTCGGCGATAATCAGTCGATGCCTAACGGAGACCTTTTCGCAGCCGAAGCTTCCACCAGATCCCGCAGCACGGGCGGCACTGTTCTTGCCCATTGCGACGGAGGCGCGCGCGGCAATCCTGGCCCGGCCGGCTATGGCGCAGTCATCGCCGCGGAAGACGGCACGGTGCTCGCCGAACTCAGCGAGTTCCTCGGCCATAAGACGAATAACTACGCGGAGTACAGCGGCCTCCTCGGCGTCCTGCAGTGGGCCATCGATCACAACCACCTGCGCGTGCGCCTGGTCAGCGACAGCGAATTGATGGTCAAGCAGATCCAGGGCAAGTACAAGGTCAACAGCCCCGATCTGAAGCCGCTGTGGGAAGAGGCAAAGCGCCGCATTGCGAAGCTGGAGTTCTTCAACATCAGCCACGCCCTGCGCCACAAGAACAAGACCGCCGATCGCCTGGCCAACGAAGCCATGGATCGCGGCATGGGCCGGCCCGCAGCCGCACCGCCGCTTAAGGCAATTCCCTATCCCACCAAGTCCTCCGAGCCACCTGCGCCGAAGCGGATGGATCCTCTACCGGCCGAGCCACGTCCATCTGCCCCTGCTGCCGGCGAGATGCTGCGTGGCTTTGTGCGCGATGGCTCGATCGTTCTACTGGGTGGCAAGACTCTGCCGGACGGCGTCTTCGTCAAAGTCATCCGCGAGTAAGTTCGGGTACCAGCCACGCTATCCCCGGGTGCCCCATTTCTTTGCAGCTTCCTCGCAAAAAGGGTGGGATATTCGCGCTCGCGCGAACCAGATACTCAATGGAAAGATCGCGTTTCACGCGATATCGCACCCTTTGCTTCGCAAGGAATGGGGTACGCAACTACCTGGGCCGCACCAGATATCTGGCCAAGAGCACCATCACGGCAATGCAGATCGCGACCGCCGGCAGATGCCAGACTCGCCAGTGACGGAGCAGATCGCGCACGACATAGAAAAGGGCCGCCAGTGCGGCGACCCCAATCCCCAGCAGAATCTGCCCGGTCTGATTTGAAACCCGCACGCGGCTAGTCCTTCGCCAGTTCTTCCTTGAGGATCGTGCTTACCGTTTTGTTATCGGCGTGCAGGCCGCTGGCCATGATGCGGGCCTGGACAACACGCATGGCTGCGCCCATGTCCTTCGGGCCGGGCTTCGGACCGTCCTTCGCCAGGTGCGCAATGGCACCTTGAATCACTGTACGGATCTCATCATCGCCCGCGGTCTGCGGCATGTAGATCTCCAGCAGCTTGATCTCCTCATGCTCCTTCGCAGACAGTTCCGGCCGATTGCCCTTGGCAAACTGCTCGGCTGCGTCCTTGCGCTGCTTGATCATGGTCTGCAGGATCGAGATCTCTTCGGCATCCGTCAACGCCTCACGCTTGTCGATCTCCTTGCTCTTGAAGGCAGACTTCGCCATGCGCAGCGTCTCTACCTTGAACGGCTCTTTGGCCTTCATGGCCGTGATGATGTCTTTACCAATTTGTTCGCTGATCGCCATCTTCGATGTTCCTCGTCCCATCCAGTTTAGCGCCGTGGGGCGAGCCAGCCAGCGATGTTCTTCCAGGCGCGGGACGCACCTTTCTCTCCTGCGACCAGCCTTGGCCGCGCGTTTCGTGAGGGTGCTATTTCGGCACTGCTGAAGCCGTGCCCTTCCGAAAGAGAGCTTCAGGCAAAGCTCACAAGATCCCGCAGAATGGCAGAAGGCCTAACCCGCCGACCGCTCGCTGACTCGCTAAACTATCATCATGATCCGCAAGACACGCCTCTTCACGTCCGGTCCGACGCCTTTGCTTCCAGCAGCGCAGTTCGCGATGGCCGCCGCGGACATGCACCATCGCACGCCCGAGTTCCGTGCCCTGTTCACGCGCGTGCTGGGCCAGTTGAAAGAGTTTGTCGGCACAAAGAATGACGTTGTTGTCCTGTCCTCCAGCGGCACGGGAGCAATGGAAGCCGCTGTGTCGAACCTGACCTCGCCCGGCGACCGCGTGCTGGTATTGACCGCTGGCAAATCAGGCGAGCAATGGGTTGCACTTGCAAAGTCTTTTGGCTGCGCGGTCGACGTCGTGCGTGCGCCCTACGGCGAGACCTTCGCGCTGGACGCGGTCAAGTCCGCGCTCAAGCTGGAGACACGCGCCGTCTTCATGCAGGCGACCGAGACCAGCACAGGCGTTCGCCATTGCGTACCGGCCGTGGCCAGGCTGCTGAAAGACACACGGAGTGAGGCCCTGCTGGTCGTCGATGCGGTGACGGGCCTCGGAACCACGCATCTGGACATGGATGCCTGGGGCGTAGACCTGATGATTGGCGGATCGGAGAACGCTGTGATGATCCCGCCCGGCCTGTCTTACCTTGCCGTCAGCGAGAACGCGTGGGACCGCATGGAGGCAAGCTATAACCCGCGCTATTACTTCGATCTACGCAAGGAGCGCAAGAACAACAGGAGCGGCGAGAGTGCTTATACGCCACCGGTTTCGCTGATCGCCGCACTGGGTGCGGCTCTGGACTACGTCGCAGCGCAGGCCGACGGCAACCTCGTCGAGGGTCGTAAGAAGTTCATCGAGAACGCCGAGACGACTGCCGCCATGACCCGCGCGGCGTGCCTCGCCATGGGCATGAAGCTCTTCAGTGCCGATGTTTCGTCGGCAGCAGCAACGGCAGTGATCGCATCCGAGGGCATCCCCTCAACGAGCATCGTGCAGGCACTGAACGATCGCTTTGGCGCCATCATCACCGACGGAGAAGGCGAGATGAAAGGCCAGATCCTCCGCATCGCACACCTCGGCTTCTTCGATTATCTCGACACCATCGCCCTCATCGGCGCGCTGGAACAGGTGCTGGTGCAGGATCTGAAACTGACCGGCTTCGCATTCGGCACCGGCCTCATCGCCGCACAGAAGATCTACGCAGAGCGAAGCGCCAACGCGGCAGCCGAACGTAGCTGCTTCTGTGGTCGTACCGACAGTTGTTGCAGCCTGCTCAACCCCGGCTACGGCGTGACTGACGTGAAGGCTGTGATGTAACCGGCAATCCGAGCAACGAAGAGGACCCGCAGCCGGATCGGTGCGGGCCTTTCTGTTGCGCACAAACTACTGGCAGCAAGCGTATTCAGAAAATGTGTTTGATACCGCGCCCGGTCCCCTTGACGATCTTGCCGGTCCCCTTCACCGCACCGACGCCGACGTCTTTGCCTGCGGTTCCGGCTCCCTTGCCCACGTCGCCTGCGGCGTTCAACGGGTGTAGCGTGGCCAACTGCCCAGCTCCCTTGCCGGTGTCTTTCGCAGCAGACCCGGCCCCCTTCCCAACGCCTTTGCCGATGTCGCCCGTGCCGCTGCCCACATCACCACCCGGACTGCGGCCTTGCGACTGCTGCGGGGCGGGGCCGTTCGTCTGCTGTTGCGCGTAAGCCCCCAAGGTGGAAGCGAGCAAGGCAATTGAAAGGAGTTGGGCAGTTCGTCTCATGGCTATGACTCCATCATTTTTGATGCCCAGAGCCGCATGGCTGGAATGCCCTAAGCCCTGCAGTGCTGCGTCCACCCGACGCCATAAAACGCAATGACTCCCATTGCAGTCAAGACACTGCCTCGAGACAGAAAACGCGCTGTTCCCTACTTCAGGTATCGGGCGAGCGTGCCGTCGCGACGCAGGGCCTCAGCAACGCTGCCGGCCACCAGTTCCGCCCCATCCGCGCTAGTATGCGTGTGGTCGATGGGGAATAACTTTGCTGTGGCTTCGGGCCCCAGCTTCTCCAGACGGTCTGCCTCAACGTTCGAGACGTCGAGATAGGGTACGTGGGTCTGGACGCCTACCTGCTGGATGAAGCCGTCATAGCCCATGTCCCGCTCGATGTGGCCAGCCGTCCAGATGTTGCGCACGGTCAGCCCCAGCAGCAAGGGCGTCGCGCCCTTTGCGCGCGCATCCGTAATGTACTTGCGCAGATACCAGCCGAAGGTGTGCACCGTCTCATGCGATCCGTTCGGCAGAGTGACTTCCTTGCTCTCTTCCCCCACGCCCTTCAGCGTGCCACGCGGCTTGGCTCCGTCCAGATCGCCGCCGTCATTGTGGCCCATCTGAATTAGGACGTAGTCACCGGGCTTCAGGCTGGCGAGCACGAGATCCCACGCGCCCTCGTGCATGAAGGTCCGGCTTGATCGACCGGCACGCGCCCGGTTCACCACGTTGATGCGCGAGGTGTCGACGTAGTGCGAAAGATGATCGCCCCAGCCGAGGTCAGCCTTGTTCTGCGCGGTGGAATCGCCCACGATCCAGAGGCTGGGCAAGGAAGGATTCGCCGGCATGGGCGCCTGCGCCGCATACGCGTCAACAGGCCGCGCGACATTGTCATCCTGATTCGTGACTTGTGCATGCGCCGCCACGGACAGCAGCGCGGCCAGGGCGAATCCAGCGAGACGAAGCGTGTATTTTTTCATGGGCAGAAGCTTACTGCTTGCACAGAATTAATGCTTTTCCTGCAGGTTCTCCACTGAGTCAGCATTGACGTCGAAGAGTCTGCAACTCTCCGTGACTTGGTGGAAACGATAGCTGGGGTGCATGAACAGGCCGACGCGAGCATCGCCGGAACCCCACACCTCCTGCACCAGCCACACGCCGTCAGCCTTCGGCGCTGTAACGATGTGCAGCAAAAAGCCCTTATGAATGTTGGCCAGCAGGCCACCGGCCAACTTCACATCGCGCGTGCCATGCACATTGGTGTCCTGCACGTGACCGCTCGCTTCGTCGACCGATATGGTCCCGGCCATGGCTTCGACAGCCTTTTCAATCATGCCGTTGGCCTTCTGCGATGGATCGCCAACGCCATCGAACACGATGGTCGGCCTGCCCGACACCATCACGCGACGCTCGTTGGTCAACTTGATTAACCGCAGAATCTCCGACTGGCTGATGCCATTTGGATTTGGCTTACCCGCTTCGGCATCCTTGATCTGCTTCTTGACCTTATCGATCTCTTTCTTCGCATCGCCGCCGGTTAAAGGTTTCCCATTGTGCGTGACCGTCTGCGTGATCTGACGCTGCTTCACGAAGAAGATCTCGCGCTCATCGTCATCGACCTTCTTTTCGCCGCCTTTACCGTCCAGCTGCGTCGTTTCGGTGCGGACCCGGCAAAGGTATCGCTCGCGCTGCTTCTCTGTGGCTGCGTTCTGCTCCAGCGCCAGCTTGCGCAGCGTCTCAATCGCGGGAAGCGGCTTCTCCTGCGCGTGAAGGGTGAGGGCTGCAGCCAGCAGGGGCACTATCGTAAGGCTTCGGTAGATCATCCACTCATACGATGCCAGAAGTGGCGCGCGGCTTCTGGCATCTTTGCGAGTGGCGTGGAACTTCCGCACCAAAGTGGCGTACCACTCATGGGGACAACCTTCGGGGTCTCGCCGCGTCCCACTTGTGGACGCGCAGGCGTCGTGGAATCCAGGAGAGAAGGCAAGGGCATGACACAGCAGGAACAGCAGCTTCTGAATGGCTTGATCGATCGCGTCAACGGCACACAGCTCGCCAGCAAGGACACGGAGGCCGAGGCGCTGCTACAGCGCACGCTCGGCACGAATCCTGACGCGCTCTACATCCTTTGCCAGACCGTCCTGGTGCAGGGCTTCGCCATGGACAAGGGACAACGCGACCTTGCAGCAGCACGTGAAGAGATCGACTCCCTGCGGCAGGCGCAGCCTGAGAAGCACGGCAGCTTCCTCGGGAATCTCTTCGGACTTGGCAAGGATGATGAGCAACAGCAGCAACCGCCCCGGCAAGGGAACCCGGCTCCGGGATATTCCAATCCGACCGGCTACGGCGCTCCCTCCTCCACACCCGGCTATGCCCCGGTAACGAACGCACCGGCACCGCCGCAACAGGGCTACCCCGTGCAGCCCGGCTACGGACAGCCGGGATACGGACAACCCGCCTATGGATACCCACCCCAGGGCGCACCGTATGGCTATGGCGGTCAGCCTCAGGGCGGCATGTTCGGCGGAGGCGGCGGTGGGTTCCTGCAGGGCGCGATGCAAACTGCGGCAGGCGTCGTCGCAGGTGAGTTCGCCTTCCGAGCGATCGAAGACGTCTTCAGCGGCTTCGGTCACGGCGGTGGAGAGCGTGGCTTCGGTGGCGGAGAAGTCGTAAACAACTACTACGAAGACCGTCCCGCTGACAGCGGCGGGGGTGGCTTCGGCGATCGCCTGGCCAAGGCAGACGATTACAACGGCGGCGTCAGTTCGGACATTGAAGACCGGCGCGGTGAATCCCATGGCTTTCTGGGATCCAGTGACGACAGCGGCAACGACGGTTCAAATTTTGCCGATGACTCTGGCAGCTTCGACGACGGCGGCTTTGACGGCGGAGATAGAGGCGGGGACGACAACAGCTACTAGCCACCAGATTAGGTGCCCCACGTCTCGCTCGATGGGTGGGATCCGAGACACAAACTGTCACAATCCTGAATGTAAGGGGGCGCGGCCAAAGCCGCGCCCCTTTCATTGCCTGCAGGCAGATCTACTGCTGCGTGACCCGCTCCCAGAAGCTGCTGGTCAGCAACGGATCCTTGTAGCGCGCGAACTGCTGCCACTGCGGATACGCTGTCTGGAACTGCGCCGCAGTCATACGCGCATCCTTCGCGGGATACAGCTTGCCGCCGTAGTCCAGCGTCATGCTCGCGAGACGGTCGAAGAGCGGGAAGCTCTTGTCCGGTTTGATCGGGAAGTCCAGGGCCAGCGTAATGCCCGGCTGCGGAAAGCTCATCAGGCCGGGCGATGGCACATCGCCAAATGCCTTCAGCACCGCAAGGAAGCTGGCCAGGCCGGACTTCGCCACCTCGTTCAGAATGGCAATCGTGCCCTCGCGCGCGCTCTCCCACGGGATGGCGTACTGAAACTGCAACAGGCCGCTCTTGCCGTACATACGGTTCCAGTGCAGCACCTTGTCCAGCGGATAGAAGAACGGCTCGTAGTCCTGCAGGGCACGCACACGCGGCTTGATCTGCTTATGGAAGAAGACCGTATTGAACGCCGACACCGTAGCCGAGTTCAGCGCCATGCTGGGCGCGTCAAACGGGAAGACCAGCTTCGGCTCCGGTGAGATCGTCAATTGATCCGGAATCTTGGAGTGATCGCCCAGCATGAAGATGCCGCGAGCAAAGTTCTTGCCGGTGCTGCTGCAGTCGATCCAGCTAACGGTGTACTCCACGTGTTTGTACTGTTCGGTCAGCGCGAGGAACTCGTCAACGCCGTGAAACTGAATCCCCTCGTAATCAATCAACCGCGAGACAACGGGCTTCAGCCGGATCTGGATCCATGTGATGACGCCGGTCAGCCCAAGTCCACCGATGGTGGCCGCATACCAGTCGGGGTTTTCCGTTGGGGAGCAGAGCATGTGCGTGCCATCACTACGCACCAGCTCAAACTGCGTGACATGCCGACCAAAGGTACCGTTCACGTGATGGTTCTTACCGTGGATGTCGTTCGCCACCGCTCCCGCAAGGGTTACGTACTTCGTGCCGGGCGAGACGGGCAGGAAGTATCCACGAGGAACAGCAAAATCGAGCAGCTGAGCCAGCGTGAGGCCCGCTTCGGCGGTCAGAATACCCGTCTCCTGATCCCAGGCCAGCAGGCGGTTCATTCCCGTCGTCACCAGCAGGTGACCATCCTTCAGCAGGCAGCTATCGCCATAGCTGCGGCCCATTCCCACGGCAAGCGCGCCACTGGCCATACCGTCGTACTTCTTCACAACGGCAGGAAAATCCGTCTGCCAGCTTAGTGGCACCACGGTCGCGTTGTAGTTCGGGTAGCGCCCCCACGACGAAAACGGTGCGGCCCCTTCAAACTGATCGTCAACGTGAGACTGCGGCCGCACAGGCGGCTCCGTGGAGGGAGACGTGCGATGCAAAAGCTCCGGGGACTGTGCGGGGTTAGCCATTATGCCTAGGATACTGGAGCGGGAAGCGCGGCGGCCTGTGGTTTTTGCACGAATCACCGCTTCGATAAGGGGATGGCCGACCTACGGATTCGCACGGCCAGCCGCTATGGCGGCAGGCGTGTATCCCTCCCACTCCCAAGGGGTCACTGAGTCGCCCAGAATCTTCTCCAGCAGCGGACGAAACGCGAGTTCGCCGTTGTCACTGTTCGTCAGCACGACCATGCAGTCCCGCCGCCGCGTGAAACAGATCATGTAATTTTGCGCACCATCGCCGTGCCCTTCCTTAAAGAAAGCCGGCCCGAAGCGCGTATGCGTCAACAGACCCCAGCCCACACCGTAGGCGAGGCCGACCTGCTTCGCCTCCACTCCCTCAGGCTCGTTCTTCGCGAAGGCAAATTGATGCAGCGTCTGAATGCGTACTTGCGGAAAGAGCATCTGCTGCTGCGTCTTTGCACTGAGGATTTTCCCGGCGAAGAGTGCCTCGGCAAAGCGCCCCAGGTCCTCCGCGCTCGTTGTCATATTGCCGGCAGCTCTTGCAGGAAAACGTCGCGTTTGTGCATGAAATCTCTCATCCCGGTCGAATCGGTCAGCCACGTTATCTGCGAACCGCTTCTGGTAGATCTCCGATGTCCGTGTCATCTCAAGGGGCCCGAAGATAGCGTCCTGCATGAGGATGTCCAGCGGCTTGCCCTGCTGTTGCTCAAGAACAAATTGCACCAGGTTGATGCCTTCACCGGAGTACGAATAATGGTCGCCGGGCTCAGAGTGGAATCGGAGCTTTCCTTCCGGCTCCTGCATACGCGCGATGTTCAGCAGACCGGACGTATGCGAAAGACACATGCGCGGCGTCAGCTTGGACCAGCGAGGATCTTTCACGATCTCGGATGCAGCATCCTTGTACGCTTCGTACTCGTCCAGCGGCTTCGGCAACTGCTGCGCAATCGGCTTATCCAGATCGAACTGATGCCGCTCCACTAACTGCATGACATACGTCGCAAAGACTGCCTTCGTAATCGACGCAGCCCACGTTGTCGTCTCCGTAGTCATGGGTTGATCGGGATCTTTATGCCGCAAACCGTACGCATAACTCCACACCGTCTTGCCATCGTTAAGAACGACGATCTGCGCTCCGGTAACGTGATCTTCTTCAAGCGTCTTCGCGGCAAACTGACCGGCATCCTCAGCCGCGATGCGCGTTCCATCCAGACGGCGAATACTCTGGCCGGAGGCACTCACTGAAACAAGCAAGGCTCCAAGAACAACTGCACTGCGCGTGGCGGTCATGCCAACACAATACGTGCCTCCCAGCCTCTAAGTTCCCCAAATTTTCCCTCCGTGTTCGAAAGGACGACACGGCCGTTCGCGACTGGCTCCGGAAGCGCAACCGTATCCCGCGAAAAGTTCAGCGCGATCAGGTAACGTTCGTCCCCCAGAGTTCGTTCGTAAAGGAAGAGCGACGGATGCTCCGGCGCCATGTCTTCAAAATCACCGTACACCAAGGCCAACGTGGCCTTGCGTAAAGCGAGCAGATTTCGCGTGAACTGATAGACCGAGTAGGGATCTGCAACCACCTGCGCCGCGTTTATCCCGGTGTAATTGGGATTGACTGCCAGCCACGGCTTGCTCCCACTCGTGAAACCCGCATTCGCCGATGCGTCCCACTGCATGGGCGTCCTTGCATGATCGCGACTTACTTTGGCAAGGTTCTCCAGATAATGTTCCGCCGATTCATAACCGGTTAGTACATCATGAGCCCAGGCGTTCTTTGCCTCAATGTCGTCGTATTCTTCAATGGATCGGAAGGGATAGTTCGTCATCCCGAGCTCGTCACCCTGGTATAGATACGGCGTCCCTTTCAGCGTGAGTAACATCGTCACGAGTAATTTGGCGCTCTTCTCGCGATATTCGGGAGAATCATCACCGAAGGCGCTCACCAGCCTGGGATTGTCATGGTTGGCGAGGAAGATCGTGTTCCACGAGTGCTTGCCAAGAGCAACATCCTGGCGCGTGTAGATCGCCTTCAACTCGGGCAGCGACCAGCGCCGCCAGTTGCGCCCATCGCGATTCAAGCGCACCGTGTCGAAGTTGAAGATCATGTTCAATTCGTGGCGACGCTCATCCACTA is a genomic window containing:
- a CDS encoding rhamnogalacturonan acetylesterase, producing MKKYTLRLAGFALAALLSVAAHAQVTNQDDNVARPVDAYAAQAPMPANPSLPSLWIVGDSTAQNKADLGWGDHLSHYVDTSRINVVNRARAGRSSRTFMHEGAWDLVLASLKPGDYVLIQMGHNDGGDLDGAKPRGTLKGVGEESKEVTLPNGSHETVHTFGWYLRKYITDARAKGATPLLLGLTVRNIWTAGHIERDMGYDGFIQQVGVQTHVPYLDVSNVEADRLEKLGPEATAKLFPIDHTHTSADGAELVAGSVAEALRRDGTLARYLK
- a CDS encoding GatB/YqeY domain-containing protein, encoding MAISEQIGKDIITAMKAKEPFKVETLRMAKSAFKSKEIDKREALTDAEEISILQTMIKQRKDAAEQFAKGNRPELSAKEHEEIKLLEIYMPQTAGDDEIRTVIQGAIAHLAKDGPKPGPKDMGAAMRVVQARIMASGLHADNKTVSTILKEELAKD
- a CDS encoding alpha-glucosidase, which codes for MAQESINGYTRHWWKEAVVYQIYPRSFQDSNGDGIGDLPGITSRLDYLKNLGVDVLWLSPHYDSPNADNGYDIRDYRKVMREFGTMQDFDDLLAGVKGRGMRMIVDLVANHTSDEHAWFVESRKSKDNPYRDYYLWRPGKPQPDGQLLPPNNFGSAFSGPAWTLDASTGEYYLHLFAEKQPDLNWDNPKVRDEVYDLMRFWLDKGVDGFRMDVIPFISKDAAFPDVLPHESQVHINANGPHLHEYLREMNDRVLSHYDCTTVGEAHGITIEDTPQLVDERRHELNMIFNFDTVRLNRDGRNWRRWSLPELKAIYTRQDVALGKHSWNTIFLANHDNPRLVSAFGDDSPEYREKSAKLLVTMLLTLKGTPYLYQGDELGMTNYPFRSIEEYDDIEAKNAWAHDVLTGYESAEHYLENLAKVSRDHARTPMQWDASANAGFTSGSKPWLAVNPNYTGINAAQVVADPYSVYQFTRNLLALRKATLALVYGDFEDMAPEHPSLFLYERTLGDERYLIALNFSRDTVALPEPVANGRVVLSNTEGKFGELRGWEARIVLA
- a CDS encoding serine hydrolase domain-containing protein, which encodes MTATRSAVVLGALLVSVSASGQSIRRLDGTRIAAEDAGQFAAKTLEEDHVTGAQIVVLNDGKTVWSYAYGLRHKDPDQPMTTETTTWAASITKAVFATYVMQLVERHQFDLDKPIAQQLPKPLDEYEAYKDAASEIVKDPRWSKLTPRMCLSHTSGLLNIARMQEPEGKLRFHSEPGDHYSYSGEGINLVQFVLEQQQGKPLDILMQDAIFGPLEMTRTSEIYQKRFADNVADRFDRDERFHAQTRRFPARAAGNMTTSAEDLGRFAEALFAGKILSAKTQQQMLFPQVRIQTLHQFAFAKNEPEGVEAKQVGLAYGVGWGLLTHTRFGPAFFKEGHGDGAQNYMICFTRRRDCMVVLTNSDNGELAFRPLLEKILGDSVTPWEWEGYTPAAIAAGRANP
- a CDS encoding pyridoxal-phosphate-dependent aminotransferase family protein, producing MIRKTRLFTSGPTPLLPAAQFAMAAADMHHRTPEFRALFTRVLGQLKEFVGTKNDVVVLSSSGTGAMEAAVSNLTSPGDRVLVLTAGKSGEQWVALAKSFGCAVDVVRAPYGETFALDAVKSALKLETRAVFMQATETSTGVRHCVPAVARLLKDTRSEALLVVDAVTGLGTTHLDMDAWGVDLMIGGSENAVMIPPGLSYLAVSENAWDRMEASYNPRYYFDLRKERKNNRSGESAYTPPVSLIAALGAALDYVAAQADGNLVEGRKKFIENAETTAAMTRAACLAMGMKLFSADVSSAAATAVIASEGIPSTSIVQALNDRFGAIITDGEGEMKGQILRIAHLGFFDYLDTIALIGALEQVLVQDLKLTGFAFGTGLIAAQKIYAERSANAAAERSCFCGRTDSCCSLLNPGYGVTDVKAVM
- a CDS encoding reverse transcriptase-like protein: MPNGDLFAAEASTRSRSTGGTVLAHCDGGARGNPGPAGYGAVIAAEDGTVLAELSEFLGHKTNNYAEYSGLLGVLQWAIDHNHLRVRLVSDSELMVKQIQGKYKVNSPDLKPLWEEAKRRIAKLEFFNISHALRHKNKTADRLANEAMDRGMGRPAAAPPLKAIPYPTKSSEPPAPKRMDPLPAEPRPSAPAAGEMLRGFVRDGSIVLLGGKTLPDGVFVKVIRE
- a CDS encoding DUF2076 domain-containing protein, with product MTQQEQQLLNGLIDRVNGTQLASKDTEAEALLQRTLGTNPDALYILCQTVLVQGFAMDKGQRDLAAAREEIDSLRQAQPEKHGSFLGNLFGLGKDDEQQQQPPRQGNPAPGYSNPTGYGAPSSTPGYAPVTNAPAPPQQGYPVQPGYGQPGYGQPAYGYPPQGAPYGYGGQPQGGMFGGGGGGFLQGAMQTAAGVVAGEFAFRAIEDVFSGFGHGGGERGFGGGEVVNNYYEDRPADSGGGGFGDRLAKADDYNGGVSSDIEDRRGESHGFLGSSDDSGNDGSNFADDSGSFDDGGFDGGDRGGDDNSY
- a CDS encoding FAD-binding oxidoreductase; amino-acid sequence: MANPAQSPELLHRTSPSTEPPVRPQSHVDDQFEGAAPFSSWGRYPNYNATVVPLSWQTDFPAVVKKYDGMASGALAVGMGRSYGDSCLLKDGHLLVTTGMNRLLAWDQETGILTAEAGLTLAQLLDFAVPRGYFLPVSPGTKYVTLAGAVANDIHGKNHHVNGTFGRHVTQFELVRSDGTHMLCSPTENPDWYAATIGGLGLTGVITWIQIRLKPVVSRLIDYEGIQFHGVDEFLALTEQYKHVEYTVSWIDCSSTGKNFARGIFMLGDHSKIPDQLTISPEPKLVFPFDAPSMALNSATVSAFNTVFFHKQIKPRVRALQDYEPFFYPLDKVLHWNRMYGKSGLLQFQYAIPWESAREGTIAILNEVAKSGLASFLAVLKAFGDVPSPGLMSFPQPGITLALDFPIKPDKSFPLFDRLASMTLDYGGKLYPAKDARMTAAQFQTAYPQWQQFARYKDPLLTSSFWERVTQQ